Part of the Dreissena polymorpha isolate Duluth1 chromosome 12, UMN_Dpol_1.0, whole genome shotgun sequence genome, gtctcatctggatccaaactgtttgctcttctgatagtattctttgaaaaaaatcgaaggtaatgctaattttagaaattcagcagacgacatttttgcagacgacaaatttcccagcatgcaaagggttaaaattctataaacaaacaacaacatcagTTGAAGCTGcacaatgtatatttatttatttatcaatcttTTTAGCATAATGTATTACAGTCAGTCACATTTGAACATTTATGTTATATCTTTTTAGCAGGTCATGTGATTGAAATGGGTAAAACCAGTGCCATTCTAGTGAGCTCAGTCATGGAGGAGACAGGTGGTCTTGGAGTGGATGTTGTTGTTGACAATGGAGGTATGGATAGACAGAATATCAACAGTtgtgtttaaatttttaattgtttgaaatttatCTAAAGCTTGTCACAGGGAAAAACAAGTTTTGATAAAGAAATTTTACCCTGGGGCGTGAATACTGATGCATGTTctgaataaatttggtagaggtccACACTACAAGATTGCAGACTAAATATTATAACATAGCCATTGTGGTTTCAGAgaattttcattgttttgttatataGTGGTAGTTTTCAGACACCTGATAGTGTTACAGTATTAAAACTTTGTATTAATTGCCATATGAGGGGTTTCCTCTCCGTGTATTTTTCCAGCTTAAAATATTGTATCCTTTCCTGACATCTTTTCTCTCTTTGCTTTTGACAATGCAACAGTTTAGATCACTTGTTCaatctcagctgtgtattgatcaTAGATCTTAAGTTACTGCTGCACTCAGTCCTCAACAGGGTGCCAGTGTATAGAAGTTCAATAATTCCGATATTTAGAAATGTAgaagtattaaaaaataaaaaatctacaAAATCCAACCTTTTGTTCCTAAACATTCCAGTTCGTATGTACACAAATGAGGAAGACTGCAACCTGCCCTCAGAGCGCAGGAAATTCACAACTCCTCACAAGCATGATGTCATTTCCTGTCTGGGGGTTGCTGGGAAATGGGTTACACAGCAGTCTGATCTCCAGGTGAGGATTTAACGGTTCTTTTCATTGTAGCAGTGCAGTGCTTGTTGCAGTGCTTTTTATACTGACTACACTGATTGGTCCCTTGTTCCATCTGTTGAATTCGTCCCTCCGTATGAGCATAAACCTAAGTGACATGTTTCACATAACATCAGTAATGCTTCCTACAAAGGTTTGATTCTTGCACAAATTATTTCTTTGAATATTATCACCACACCCACATCACCGTTACCTCATTTTGACTTTAAGATTGGACTTATTTTGGTTTTAGAATAACTCAAAAGGTGTAAAATCTGggttaattcaaaataatgtctTACATCTTTCATCCATAGAGCTTCCAACAAATCTAGTATACTCTCATGGGTATCATCTTTAAACACAATGAACCCATCCACATGACCTTATTTTGACCTAACATTGAATCACTTTTGAGCTTATTGAGAAGGTCAAATTATTGGTTAATCTAAACTGCATATTTAAAAGCTTTAATACTTTCATTCGACTCTTGGCACACCCATATAACCTGACCTTACTTTGACTTTGATACTGACCTTATTTCAGACTGAGACTTATTTAGATTGTTTAATGAATCAATACTAACAAGGCTTTCTCAAGGAGAACCAATGTTTATTTGTGCAGCATCTTGTTtccatttaacattttaaaaaatatttccagAACAAATGTTAATCTTATATGTAAAATGACTTCCATTATTTATAAAATCCATGTTTAGTCATTGTAAAAGCTTTTcatcaattaaaattatttctctgaaaacataattatatagcttaccaacagtttttttttacatttcatttttaaccaggtttttaaccaggttttccgaaggaaaaaactggttattagattggcgaatgcgggcgggctggctggcgggctggctggcgggctggcggaacaagcttgtccgggccataactatgtcgttcattgtcatattttaaaatcatttggcacatttgttcaccatcattggacggtgtgtcgcgcgaaataattacgtcgaaatctccaaggtcaagatcacactttgagttcaaaggtcaaaattggcaataaattagcttgtctgggccataactatgtcattcattgtgagattttacaattatttggcacatttgttcaccatcatgggacggtgtgtcgcacgaaagaatcacgtcaatatctccaatgtacaacttaaaatagatttattttgaaacaaacttacaaagggggttaattttgtttgttcatttaaaaagttcagtttgagttgtctcccttaatcagattttttttaacaatgaaaacctggttttgtgacaattttttaaccaggttttccaaaggaaaaaactggttattagattggcgaatgtgggcgggctggctggctggctggctggctggctggcgggctagctggcgggctggcggaacaagcttgtctgggccataactatgtcgttcattgtcatattttaaaatcatttggcacatttgttcaccatcattggacggtgtgtcgcgcgaaataattacgtcgatatctccaaggtcaaggtcacactttgagttcaaaggtcaaaattggcaataaattagcttgtctgggccataactatgtcattcattgtgagattttacaattatttggcacatttgttcaccatcatgggacggtgtgtcgcacgaaagaatcacgtcaatatctccaatgtcaaggtcaccacaacttaaaatagatttattttgaaacaaacttacaaagggggttaattttgtttgttcatttaaaaagttcagtttgagttgtctcccttaatcagattttttttaacaatgaaaacctggttttgtgacaattttgtcccttgttattgtttttattgctaTAATGTGATTATTATTGACTGGTTAATTTGCTGCACACACAAGTTTTTATCTTACCAAATTTGTACAAGACAATTATTATGCTTTTTGTGGCCATCTCTTTTTTGTTTTGCCAGTAGAAATGTGATTATCTCTAACTGGTTAATATGTTACCAAACTTGAACAACATAATTGTGATACTAACTTTAGATGATACATACATACAAGAGACACCATTTCAGACTTCTCAGCCTATGGTCTACTAAATTTGCATTATTCCAAATGtattgtttaatgaaaaaaaaaagtactatctttttttaaatgtcatacaaaaatcaattattatgccccccttcgaagaagaggcggtatattgctttgctcatgtccgtctgtcggtcggtcggtccgtccaccaggtggttgtcagacgataactcaagaacgcttgggcctaggatcatgaaacttcattggaggtacattgatcatgactcgcagatgacccctattgattttgaggtcacaaggtcaaaggtcaaggtcaccgtgacccgaaatagtaaaatggtttttgaatgataactcaagaacgcatacgcctaggaaacttcatgggtagattgatcatgactcgttttattttcagtTGGATCCACCTGACTCTCAAGCCTTGTTCATGCGTGGTGCCAGTGTGAATTTCCTATTTGACGCAGCATGGACGCTGTCCTATGCGCAACAAGGTCGATACCAGCACATTCTTCAAGAAGTCGTTGATAAACTTGATCATGGACAGATCAAGTAAGATTCTATAGTTTCTCAGCTGCAACCAAGTGctgaaatatttatgttttgtaattgTAGTAATATGATTTAAGCAGCTCATGTTATGTaatatttattagtttttttttgtaattataattaCATGCTTGAAATTCCATTGGGTGCAAACTGCTCTAGTATGAGAAACTGATGTGGCTATCTGATGTCATTACCCTTGAGTAAACAATCAAACTATtttcaacatatataaatatttacacaaacaatatttacaaaaaaaatccagCCTTCTGTTAAATATgaagtttttattgtatttaatatatacttttagGAATATGTTGTATGTTATCCAAATTTTaagcaatatatttattattaatctgAACTATTACAATACCACTTTAAAATATCTATTTACATGTACTTACTATTTGttactttattatatatttaatatgggatATTATTTATCATTTCTAGATAATAactgtttttttctttattagtcttttttttctttataattattaaaatataaacaactttTAGCCCACTCCTTTTTCACCATCCATTTTCAAGACAATAAGAATGCTCTATCACTGCCAAGACTTATTTTGATCTTATAATTGTTCATATCTAATTTGCAATCATCGTATAACAGTCTGCAGTTGCACCATTGTTATGTAAATAAACATAGATATTGAAGAAACATGAAGAGGGAGCAGTGTCATATGAAAAGCAATGAGTAAAATTTTATATGACCCATTTTGTTGTTAGATCAAGTACAGATATATTACATGTGGATGTCCTATTTTTCACAACATTCCATTGTTTCTTTTTCCTGTTATCatatgaaaattgcaattaaaaattTTAGATATAGATAGGCAAACAGGAGATGCCACATTTACCAATCAAAGAATGTACTACATGATACTGCATGTGATATCTAGTGCTCCTTGGTTAGAGTGTTGACATTTGTTAATGTCAATACTTGTTATCTGATATGGcttcatataattattttaatttatcccTTTGATGGCATATTTCTATGAGTGTATTTGCTCCATATGGTCATTGAAATGCCTTCTATTGCTGCAAACAGTAGATGACTTTTATTTCATACATCTTTAATCTGACTCATTCTTTATTTGgaaagatttttatgcccccagtagggtggcatatagcagttgaactatcCGTCAGTCAAtctctccgtccgtccgaaaTATCACATGACCACATTGACCATGGATCCTCATTATCACATAACCACATTGACCATGGATCCTCAATATCACATTACCACATTGACCATGGATCCTCAATATCACATTAACTCATAGACCATGGATCCTCAATATCACATAACCACATTGACCATGGATCCTCAATATCACATTACCACATTGACCATGGATCCTCAATATCACATAACCACATTGACCATGGATCCTCAATATCACATTACCACATTGACCATGGATCCTCAATAATACATAATCACATAGACAATGGGTCCCCAATATCACATAAACGTATTGACCATGGATCTCCAATATCACATAACCTCGTACACCATGGATCTCCAATATCACATTACCTCATAGACCATGGATCTCCAATATCACATAACCACATTGGCCATGGATCTCCAATATCACATAACCACATTGACCATGGATATCCAATATCACATAACCTTATAGACCATGGATCTCCAATATCACATAACCACATTGTCCATGGATTCCCAATATCACATCATCACAATTACCATGGATCTCTAATATCATATTACCACATTTACTATTGATTTCCAATATCAAATCACCACATTGACCATGGATCCCCAATATCACATTACTGCATTGACCATAGATCCACAAAATCACATTTACTAGGAATTAACATGACTCTTCAAACTGGGATAGGCTTTAAGTATAATTGTCACATTACCTCTTCATTATTGGCTTACAACTTCCATTGCTGCAGTTTTGAAAGTCTTGTTACAAATAGCTGTATTAAATTACATCAGAACTTGTTTAACACATTTCTTAGATGTCTGTAtcgtatttcttttttttcagatgCAAAGTCATTAAGACAGTGACGATAGAAGATGTCCCTGCTGAGTTATCTAATCTTGAAAACAATAGGATGGGAAAGATTGTCATGACTGCGTAAATGATGATAGAGTTTAATATGATTAGAAGTGATTTTTACATGTCTGATTAACAAGTCATAGGTGTTTTTTAGCATACAAACaacattgtcattaaaaattgaattcatgacattttttaaatgatttagtAAAGTTTCATTGACTAGATTATCTTTGAATATTACTTTATTGTCTTAAAATATAtgtgtgattaaaaaaaaaatctgattttgttttgtgtaaaaaatataaatttcagaATGCAGATACTTTTATTTTGAGATATGATACTGGATAGGCATGTCAAGGTGTTGTGCAATACAATATTATATGTAGATAACTAAACATTGTCTTTGTTTGTGAAATAGTATGTAATTCTTTATATAATGCCTGCAAAACTGCAAGTCCAAAGTTGTTGGTTACATCTTTTTGCCACAAAACCATTCTTATACTTTATGTCAGATTACGTATCAAATCTAATTCCCATGCTCATTATTAGGATTACATTGTAATGGCATAGTGACACTCATATCCAGGCTACAGTGTAATTACCATATAGCCATACTCATACTTCGGGTAGAGTTGTATCTGCCATATTGCTGTACACATACTTCATGTTACTCTGAAATTTCCATATTGCCAAACTTCAAGTAAAATTGTAATCACAGTAAAGCCTTACTGACATGGCAGCTTACccttatataatattaaatttgcTCCATTCAACAGTTAGGGTTTGAATTTGGATATATTCCTGCATTAGAAAAacatataggagtgagcttgtctgtcggtcggtcggtcggtaggtctgtcggtccgtattaagtgtctgctctctaattcaagttattttcatccgattttcaccaaactggtcagatgttgtattttgatgatgtctaggtcaagttcgaatatgggtcatgccgggtcaaaaactaggtaacggggtcacttagtgcgttttaaacattcagcatggtgtccgctctctgattcaagtacAATTCTAattcatagttttagtcgacacgatgagttattttttcatgtcatgacacctttttcatatcatgccgtcatagaatttagagttaatgtcgttatggcgagtaaaattaagagggaaatACCTAaaaaaactatgacgacataccatgttatttcacagtaagtcgaaataaactaatccggcatgaccatattattggtgTGTACCATATGCGCTTCCGTAGATATGTACACTCTGTAAGACATTTTGTCGTCATTAAGTCTACTTTCTTTCACAAAATCTCATGTGTCTGTCTCTCAGGCTTGTACGTTGAACATCACATAAAATCACAAATTCAAAAATCTTATGCACTTACAATTAAACTTCCCATTTTTGCTGCGTCAACACTTGCCCATCTCAATCCTACGACGTTTTAACAAACATAAGTTCCATGCATTTCAAACAGAACTTTATATTTTCGACCCCCCTCCCTCCATTATTCTACTTTGGTGTTCAAATTTGGCCTTTGACCTCTAAGCAGGGAGACATGCTCAGGATCTTAACATAATGCAGCCACAGGCGCGAAATAAACTTcagaacacacacacacacgtttgCAAACTAAAATACTTTCCTCTTAATGCATTGATTAATATAACTTCAATAATGAAGTCAAATTTTTAAGTGAATTTTATTTCTTTGACCACCATATTTACAGTCCAAATAACAAGCACATGTtgatatatttatgaaaaattgtaTTCAACACATTACCATTAAACTgtgtaatatttcatttaaagttaTTTGTAGGTGTATATCCCATATCAGTTTGCATACGATATTATCAGTGTGACCAAAATCCCATCACCCGTAGCATCGCCTATGTTGTTCGTTTGTAATGTGTTCGCCGATTTGCTGATCCCGTGACCGGTTTACTCCGATTTTTTTAACGAATTTACCACTTAATTCGAGATGGgccaaataaatatttcatgatttttttaaatgtttttaataaaaaataacaaatacgcAAAACATTTACTctcaacaaaatatcaaaatgtatttacatCTACGTAATACATTTATCGTTTCAATTGTTTTGGAGGATTGCTATGACAACATTTCTCAAATCCCGCTTGTCATAGTAAGAAAACATTATAACATTAACAATTGATGCTCTTCtttcaacaagttttttttcCGAGCTATATCAGCCAATTGGAACGATCATGTTTTGAGGATTGCTGGTAGAATCATATACATTTGCCTTCTGGGTAACGGCTTCACTTCCGGTTGCAGCAGACGAATTTGGATCTGTTTGCGGCGCCAAAGATCCAGTTACGACAGTCTTCCTCTTCAAACGAAGTGTTGTGCTTAATATGTTAGTAACAATTTGGGATATTGTCGAAACCGATGTAGTTAGTAATTCTGTAGTTCCAGTTGTAAGGTACGAAGTTGTTAAAACTGTTGTTGTTGTCCATAATTGTGCTGACATAGTTGATGTCGTAGTTGTGGGGGTAGTGATCGTTGAAGGCGCAGCTGTCGTGTTTCCTGGAATGACGTAGCATCGTCCAAACAGTGACGTAATGTGCCCCTCGACGTCTGAAGCGCACCGTAAGCCCAGTGCACACGGACACTCGAAGTCGCTTGGTTTTGTGCTGCAAGGCGCTTGTGCCTGACCAAACAGCTTGCAGTACGTTCCCAACAAGAAATCGTCGTGTACACAGCAGTAGCCACCCGGACACGTGTTTTCGATGTTAATTATGCAAGCCTGGTCCGGTATGGCCTGCAAAAAATGAACACTCTAAGTAATTATTAAGTACACTAGAACATCAGGATTTAGATTCAAGCGTCAACGTGATGATGTAGATAATAATGATGGTGTTCTTGATTCATCTGTAGCTGCCTATGATGACGATTTGATAGGTCTGCTGCTGAAGATGAGTTTGTTGCTATGGTAATGTCGATGTGTTTGTTGCTGTTCGTGATTTTGGTCCATGATGATAATATCCTGCTGTTGCAGTTCCTAtttctgctgttgctgctgctgatgatgttaTTTCGTATGGGGATGGCGATTAtgatgtttgttattattttttatgtttttagcttacctgagcacaacgtgctcatggtgagcttttgtgatcgtgcgtcgtgcgccgtcaacatttgccttgttaactctctagaggcctcatttattgttcaatcttcatgaaattttgtcagaaattggtctcaataatatcttggatgagttagaaaatggttacgtttgcttgaaacacatggctgccaagtggcggggcatttttccttatatggctatagtaaaatcttgttaacactctagaggccacatttattgtctgatcttcatgaaacttggtcagaagaatcatcccaataatatcttggaagagttcgaaaatgatgccggttggttgaaaacatggccgctagggggcggggcatttttccttatatggctatagtaaaacattgttaacactatagaggccacatttattttccgatcttcatgaaacttggtcagaagatttgtcccaaggatatcttggatgagttcgaaaatggtttgggtttctctaaaaacatggccaccaggggtggggcatttttccttatatggctatatatggctttagtaaaaccttgttaacactctagaggccacatttattgtccaatcttcatgaaatttgttcagatgATTGgtctgatatcttggatgagttcgaaaataattatgtttgcttaaaaaacatggcttccaaggggcggggcatttttccttatatggctatagtaaaatcttgttatcactctagaggccacatttactgtccgatctgaatgagacttggtcagacgattcatcccgataatatcttggacgaattcaaaaatgatgcaggttggatgaaaaacatggctgccagggggcggagcattttccttatatggctatagtaaaaccttgttctagatgccacatttattttccgatcttcataaacttagtcagaagatttatcccaataatatcttgttatatcaggtgagcgacttttggcctttcaggccctcttgttattttttacCATATTAAAGTTATTGCATTAATAACAAAGAACGAGAAGCGTAAATGCATATTATTGTCTTAACAAGGTCTCCAGTGTACACAAAATAAGTTCATCTTTATGTCACCGCACTAAATCACCTTAATTAAAACTAAGCAAGAAGCTCTTACTCGATCTGATTTAAACATTGGTGACAATTTGTCACATTCAGTTCTTAACAAGTAATCTCTTGATACGAATATATTGACACCATCTTGTGAAGGGCAGTATTTAAGTATCAAACTTTGAGGTAGTCAGAACTTTATCCTCGTAAGATGCGTTTTAAGATATCATGTAGAGATTAGAACTGTCATCGTTTTAACCAGGGCCCAGTTTCGAATGATTACCTGAGATATAATTTATTGACATGATTCACAATAATTTTTAAGTTCACGGTTAACACATGATATGCACGGCAGTGCATTGAAAAAGGTAAAGTACTGGTACTTGGTGAACTCGTTTGAGAACGTGGTGCAAAACCATAAACTTTgggtacatttcattgaaatcacGTACGAACTCATTAAGGTTCAGAATGGTGGTGTCGATGTTTTGGGGCGAGTAAATTCCACCCAATTAGTTTTCGCTGCGTATAGGAATCCTTGATACAGAATAGGTCGATTTATACTGAGCATCTGTTGGTCGGCTCGTGCGTATAATGCAAGGGAGTGTGTTAAGTTGCAACaactatacatatatatatattacatatctATGTTCCTATTGCAGGTGTTAAATTGAAATGGCACAGGTGTTAgaggtcattgtgtgaggtcactggcACAGGCCTCTATCTGTTATCTGCATTTGGGCCTTGTTTTGCTTTTTGTACACATATACTAGAGTATAAGTTATGTGTGCAGCAATTCCATAATTCTGTTTATGAAACATATGTATCCAATTTAAACTTATCAAATGACAAAAGGGTTATTGTGTAGTCAGTGACCAATGCGCTCTTCTTCGTACGTGCGATTTAACAGGAATGTGGCCCTCTGAGTGTAAGTCAGATTAACAT contains:
- the LOC127853702 gene encoding myb-like protein X, with protein sequence MMFALKVTVIFSVLNGQVLTLAIPDQACIINIENTCPGGYCCVHDDFLLGTYCKLFGQAQAPCSTKPSDFECPCALGLRCASDVEGHITSLFGRCYVIPGNTTAAPSTITTPTTTTSTMSAQLWTTTTVLTTSYLTTGTTELLTTSVSTISQIVTNILSTTLRLKRKTVVTGSLAPQTDPNSSAATGSEAVTQKANVYDSTSNPQNMIVPIG